The DNA sequence TCCCAGAGTCATCATACACGGGAAGGAATACGATCGATAAGGCCAACCCCTCACGTAAAGATGTAGACAACTAAGGAAGGAGAGGGGGGGCAAGTGATGAGGTTTACTAGTGCACGAATAGACAAGCAACCAAGGGAGAGGAGAGGGGTTGACCAACAAAGTTAACCCATATGTTAAGGTGCAAGCGACTAGGAGAAAGGATGAGGAGAAGCCAATGAGACCAATTTGTATGCGCAAAAGAGGGCAATAATTAAAACCAATCTATGCGTAGGGCACTGGCAACCAagagatgggagggagataaccaACAAAGTTAGCCCACACATAAATGTACAAAGTGGCTAAGAGAGAAGCGAGGTGGCCTATCCTCACATACGCAAAGACATAAACGATCAAGGGAAGGGAGGGGGATAGTTGGCAAGGTCAACCCACGTGAATGTGAAGGCACAAGCGACTAGGGAGATAGAGAGAGATGACCAACGGGTGAAGGGTGGTGGTCAACAAGAGTAGACGATCAttttgaaaagaaataaaaaattttaaggttagggtaatctatgaaaaatttcTAAACTTAAAAGTCTATTTCGAAAAATCACttgttaatatattaaaaatatttttcatgttttctctattaataataaaataaatttatttatttaacataATTTTAACCCTCCAACCAAACGTTTTACTCAAATTTATATCATTAAATTCATTGATATCTCTAGATTTTTATAATTCTGAAAGtgaaataaataatctcatttgCTTTAACATCCTCAGTTCTATTAACGAAAAATATAATACATGATATCACGTGATATAAAAgtgatgaaaaaaataattttaactttctttttatttttaataaattatattttaatcgataaaattattagaaacataataaaattatctttttactcatCATTTTTATGTCACGTATTATGTTTTTCGTCGGGACAATTGAGGCAAATCAACAATTAGCCCCGTGTAATTACTGTAATTAACCCCGTGTTGTGAGATGCGCCCTCGCCCTGTTATGCGCTCTCGCCACGCACAACCCAACGCTTCCGTCGACTCCACCGCGTACGACGAAGGCGTTGCACGCGGTTCCACGTAACTCGGTATGGATTCTAAGAACCAGGCATCTTTTCGTGTATTTGTAGCTTCCAAAGCAGAGCATGTAACGCATGGATGCTGATGCAGGAAAGAGTTGAAGCTCTTGGATTGGTCTTTTATGGACCACAGCATGGATGGGAAGGCTCAAAGTAGTGGAAAGAAGCTGTCTCCCTGTGACGTCGAAGCACTGAAGAAATGCTTGGAGGAGAACAAAGGGGACTACGTCAAGTGCCAAGCGCAGATCGAAGCGTTCAAGTCATCCTGCTCTTTGaagaagcctcctccatcccctcgGATCTCCTCTTAGATTGCTCCCGTGTCTTCCTCCAAGGTTTGCTTATTACCTGTTTGATGAAATTCCCCACCGACTACTGCACCCATAATATGCAGTAACTGCTCATAATGACTTCTCTTATTGATCGACGTATAAACAGTGGCTACTAATAATGATTTCTCGGTAGAGTTCATGGAGTTTCTCTTGTGTCGTAGCGCCCAAAAACAAGAAAGAGTACTTGAAATCAAATTTAAGGATTTAAGACAACACAGCTGACACCAAGTAGACACATGCTTCTTCTTTTAATCTCAATTGTTTATTAGATACAGTGAAATCAAATTttgtatatttaattatattatattttaaaattaggtTAAATTAATTGTTTATATTTCGTTCGAAGAGCAACTGCTCATTATTCACAAGTGTTTCTATGATATTGGAGTTTGTATcttatctttattttatttttggtttatttaaaataatcataGTATGGACTTGAAGCCGATTCATTCCATTGAGCTCCACACTATACTTATTAGCAAGAATTCTTGAGGGTTCGAAATTAtatttgataaattttatatctaaaatattgattgaatgatgATATATTAGATCATTGAATAAAAGATTAAGGATTAAGAACTGCATTCAATAAATTATAACCCGTAAAATATTGATTCAATCATGATATGTCAGATTTAATCTCGACATAAAACCTCAATGGAATCCCATTCTTTGGAAAGAAATTGACGATCCATGAAGTTATATAGTTTATTGTTCTTCATTAAAAATCTGATTTCACTTACTGACGAGTATTTGATCCCGTACAGCGTTATGGCACAGTTTCCTGGTTTATGTTTGCGCACCTGCGAGTACTCCCAAGTAGAGTAATCTTAAGACCTGAAAGCaccaaataaagaaagaaaaagggaaatgTCGCGTAGTGGGGTGGGCACAGTCGGGTAGGCATGTCGGTAACTCGTCCGTCCCCGATGCCAAGTCAATCCCAATTCAGTAATTGGTCATCGCGACTCCGCCTCGCGAGACCTCTTCCGAGGCGGAAGCGCTTCCAAACCTGATCGATCGGAGTCCAAATCCGTTCGGTGCCCTAAAACTCCTATCTCGTTCACAAACCCTAACATCTTATCTTCGTTCCTCGTCTCCGCGGTCCCTCTTGGATCGTCTTGTTTTCGTGGAAGAGGAGGCGACCGATTACTTCTTTCGCAGATCTACAGGTGAGTTCTGCTGGATCCCTCTCAATTCCATCTAAAATAGTATCtcgatttcttttttgttttttttccttcattAAGATGCATGAATCATGATGAAGACTGTCTTAATTTTCCGTGAATTCTTCGATTCTCATATAATGAATGGCCGAATGTGGGAATAAAGTTTCAATCTGATGCAACGGTGCTTGTAGCATAACAGCGGCGCTACTTGATCTGTCCAGGTTCTTTCAGGTGTACCCACCAAGTAATTTGGAGTATTTGTGCCTGAAAACATGAGATAGAGCTTTCTACTCTTAGTCACTGATTCTTAGATGTTCGGTTGATGTCTCTTTAGTGTGAAAGCGGATAAAGAGGGGATCTTGTGGCACTGTTTCTCTTATGGAGTCCCTATGGAAGCTTGCTTACTTGCTTGAACCAGCATCCCTCACTCTCGTCGTAACTGCAATCTTTGTGACTTTTTCTTCGGCTTCACGAGCTCTGGATCATGGCAGGGAAATGGAAAGGAACCTGGATTTTTCAGAGGCATCGATCACATTAGACCGGTCCCAGGCACTTATGATCCCCCTTGCTAGTtcttgtagccttcttttgatgtTCTATCTCTTCTCATCAGTATCCCAACTTATAACCGCCTTCACTGCTGTCGCTTCAGCATCTGCTCTCTACTTCTGTCTCTCACCATACATGGCCTACATCAGATCACGGTTTGGTTTAATGGACCCTCTGGTTTCTAGGTGCTGTTCCAAGTCATTCACTCGGACGCAAGGAATTTTGCTGTTGTTTTGCATAGGAACTGTGGCAGCTTGGCTAGTTACTGGGCATTGGATTCTGAACAACATCCTGGGGATTTGCATCTGTATAGCTTTTGTCAGCCATGTGCGACTACCTAATATCAAAATATGCGCATTGCTTCTCGTTTGCTTGTTTCTCTATGATATTTTCTGGGTCTTCTTCTCGGAGAGATTCTTTGGAGCAAATGTTATGGTCTCAGTTGCAACACAGAAGGCATCTAACCCAGTTCACAAGGTGGCAACCAGCTTGAGCCTTCCAGGATTACAGCTAATTACAAAGAAGTTGGAGCTACCTGTCAAGCTCATCTTCCCAAGAAATTTGATGGGCGGTCAGGTAATTACTGGAGCCAGTGGTGGGGAGTACATGATGCTGGGACTAGGAGACATGGTATGCTACAATTTGCTTGCAATTTGATGGCAGCTGAGTCTTCAATTTATATCATTCTATATTTAAAATGATATTCCAGTCACATCAAACATTCATGGTTGTCTTCTTTAATTTTTTCTTAACGAATATCAAATGTTGTAATCATTGACATTGTGCATCTGAAATTAAGACTTGGAAAAGAAAAAACCTTATAATGCTGAACCTTCAGGTGATTTAGGGTTGCAGTAGAATTGTTTCAATCCTCCCATAGGGTTGTTCAACTCTAAAATCAGATATTGGATAAGTGCTGCAAGCAAGTTTGGCATTTCAGGATTGGTTGATGAAAGTCGAATAATCTTGAGATAGCAGACTGGATGTCTGCGCTTTTTGAAATCATTGAAAGCAAAAGTGATGTCTCAATTGCCATGGAGTAGGTAAGTTATCTGCTTTTCgagaaaatgatgatgatgactcatGGAATGAGAATCAGTTGCTTGATATAAAGGAGGACTCAAAGTGAAGAAGGCTTGAATGCAAATGAGACCAGACCAAAAACCTAATTGTTTCAGTCAAAGCCTAGGTTGTATCTCATAACAGCAACAATAAGTCATAACGTCCTAACTATTTGGGGTTCGGCACATAGATTTTCACTATTGAGTATTGCACAAAGTTATTAGATAAATCAGGAACAGGTGTTTTACTGGGCTAAGAAAAGTTTGCCATGAACTTGTTGGTATTAAAATCTGAAACACCCATTTCTTTCCTTAAGGGTGTTGTCAGCTAGACAGTGGAATTATCTGTCTGAATATATATGTTTTAGACTCGGGCGTGTTGTCCAATATGTTGCGTTTGAAGGCAATAGTTATATGTTACGTTTTGTTTGAAGAAACTTTACAAGTCAATTGTGGAAGCTTTTCTTCTATATTCTTTCTTCTAACCTTTTCTCGCCCTACTTCACATGTCTTCTCTGTTAAATCTGATATCTTCATGCTACTATCATGTACCTACTCTATACTTGGAGCATCTTCTTGATATTGAATTGCTATTATCTTATTTCTGATGAGAAATTATCAGATTTATCTTTGCTAGGTCCTAGTACTTTACTAATATGAGGCCCTATTATGCTGCAGgccatttcttaatcaatcttgcATCACATTATTCTTatgtttatttatgaaaaatagctGCAGGTTGGAGAGGTTTGACACCTCATTTTCTTTATCAACTGAAAATTAGAAATTGTCAGATCAGCGAATTATATGACAAGCAAGCTTTAGCAAAACAATGATATTGTAGGAACAGCTGGACAATGTCATTATCATGTTTCTTGTGATTCATGGGGTTATCAACCTACTTATTGCATGCAATCAGTTGATTTTTGGGCCCTATTTGTTGATGTAATCATGGATTACCATGCTCGTGCATGCCAACAAGCACTTATGGGGACATCAGCTGATGATACAATAGATGATTGTGTGCCTGTACACTGTGTATCCCTAGCCATGGTTTTTCCTTTATAGTCTAACTTAGCGAGAGAGTGGTGGTATATGATGATTGATGACATAAGGTACAATAGTAGACTGGCGACCCTCTGTTTCGTGCATGGTTGCTATTGCCTCGATTCTTTAATGTAGTAAACATGTTTATGCACTCTACATGCCTTTCTGCTTTGAATTTCAGTTAACATTTCAAGTCATGCTTTCAGAAACTTCTTGAGTTTTGGATCTAAAAATTGGCCATGATCATTGTTGCTACTTTTTATGTAGAGAAGGACATTTTCTTTACCAAGTATGTGGTGTGATCATGGTTCTGGGTTTTGATGTTACAGCATCTACTTTGGTTCAAATCCCATGCAATCTTCTTGTTGGAAATAATGGCATGTAATTCTACCAACATTCTAACTGAAACACAAGTTTTAAACAGAATCACTTTATTGGTCTTCTTTTATTTACTAACACATTTCCCCTCTAGGAATTTTAGATGACCCGGATATTCACAAACCTTAATATCTTTACAAACCACACTTTATCTTCCCCCTCTCTTTTTATGAGCTCTAGGGCTTGATTTCCTCTACATTTGATGACTGTTTTTTCTTCCGTTACCATCTACAGCATTATATGGGGGGCGCAGAAGGTGGTAAAGTGGAGGTGGTTCTGAAGATGGTAAATGAAATGCATGCAAGTATATAGAGAAAAATTTCTTTGTGACAGTTTATCCAGGATTAAGGCCATTATATGTTGGAATTTATTCTTAGAAACACACAAACTTTGTGTAGGAACATgaaatgattgatgatgaatggtGTGACTTTCATAAGCAAGATTGTCTTTAATTTTCTGCATCTAACTGTTGGAATGAGCTAATGACCAATCTTTCCTTTGTTACAGGAAAAGGTAATGTTTGTTTAACTTAAGATTGTAACACCATATTTGTAGCTTATGAAGAACCTAAATCACCTTCTCCTTTGTCCAAAGCAAATAATCATTGTCAATCACTTTGATGCGGAAGAACTCTGCAGCTCATAGTCATTGCCATATATGTAACATTTGTATGCTTGCAAAATAATCTTTGTCACCATGCTAACCTTGTATTACTTAGATATCAAATCATTCCACCTTCTCAAAATTGAGCTAGTGAATCATATtagttgaaaatgatgattgcaaTGCCTGTGACATCACCTATCACTGTTTGTTGTTACTGTAGGCTATTCCTGGCATGCTTGTAGCTTTGGTCCTCTGTTTTGACCATAGGAAGACTAGAGATATGGGTATCCCCTCAGAAAAATCCTCCTCAAAAGAGAACAAATATCTGTGGTGTTCACTCTCTGGATATGCAATTGGCTTGATTAGTGCCTTGGCTGCTGGGATTTTGACTCAATCACCTCAACCGGCTCTTCTTTATCTGGTAAGTTTGAACTTCATACCAAGTCACATTGGATCAAATTCTAGTGCAAATTAAATGTTCATTTTCTGAATTCTGATCAATCAAAAGGAATGACTGTCAGATCACATAGATTACTTGCATTCTTACTAAGCGGTGTTACTGCAGGTGCCATCTACCTTAGGACCTGTTATTTTCCTTTCTTGGAgaagaaatgaactaagagagCTGTGGGATGGAGCTTGCCCAGTTTCAAGCGAAAAGGCTCACTCAATGGAGGTCTAAATCCAATTAGGTCCCTTTCATATTGCCAAACTTCTGTAATTTAATTTAGCACAACAAAAAAGCAATGCTTATACTTGAAAGCTGTTTATGAAATTCCAGTATATTTCTGCCAAGTTTTCTGGTTACAGAAATGAATTAGCTCGTAGTTAGTgacctcttctttctcttctaatTGCTGCATCATTCGTTTTATATTCCTTATATTTGATAATCTTGCGATATAGAATTgagttacaactgcaaactgacttgtaATTTGAAGTGGTTAGAGTAGGTGCATAAGAAGCATGCTCCTTACATGAAGAAACTGGTTGTTCTTTTGTCACGGAGGACTCCAGTTTGTTCCTCATGCACTTTGGCATGGATGAGAAATTGATGTAGACAGGCCACAGCAAGGCGAAGTTCCATCTTTCTTCTTTCATTTGCTATCTTGTCTTCTCATGCTAATCTTTTCCTGTTGTCTTTTTTTCTACCattttaatttatcttttatttGAATAAGTTTGATTAGCTTACAGATATTTCATGTCATAGGTCTTATGATACGTGCTTTTGTCAATTCAGTTTCCTAAACTATTCAAGGTGAAAAAAAAGTTTATTTGTTTTgatgtaattatatttatatttatatttatatttttatgaactTGGGGtctgaaaaaaagataaaagaattaTAATGAATGAATCAATTTATTGaaaatttctttccaagatcatataattttatatgatttataaaattttatggttTTATAGTTTTATCATCTAATTATATAGTTTTATTGTTCATGATATAACGAGATCTTCATCTAATTGTCTCTTTATATTATCATTTTCTAGTATTATTATTAAGTCGTTTTTATATCCTTTTCTTGCTTTATtatcataaagaaaaaaattctCTTCCTTGTGATCATGTTCTACATCATATCTTTTAACAGTATATCATCTGACTTGACTTCTGGGGTTTGGAATTTGACTTTTCCCCCCTCTTTTGTTTCTGTGTTATGGCACTGGAAATCTGATACTGTGATCACTAGTTAGAAGAAAGAAAGCTCATCTTATTATGCCAAATTAATTGACAGTCTGATTGATCAAGTTGTCCTAATAATTCATACTTGATGTGATTTCATGACAACTATGCTTCAATAATTCCTAAGATCAAATTGATCAGAAGTGATGTTTACTTGTCACATCAGTAGTAGAACTTTGACTTCAATCATTTGATCGTTtgggaatatatttatatttttaatatatgttGATAAAATAATTGAAGTGTTTTACAAATAATAGATAAATTttgtattttaaatataaatcgaCATAAGCATtgtttgataaattaatattttaaaatttattgaata is a window from the Musa acuminata AAA Group cultivar baxijiao chromosome BXJ2-1, Cavendish_Baxijiao_AAA, whole genome shotgun sequence genome containing:
- the LOC135598579 gene encoding signal peptide peptidase-like 1, whose translation is MESLWKLAYLLEPASLTLVVTAIFVTFSSASRALDHGREMERNLDFSEASITLDRSQALMIPLASSCSLLLMFYLFSSVSQLITAFTAVASASALYFCLSPYMAYIRSRFGLMDPLVSRCCSKSFTRTQGILLLFCIGTVAAWLVTGHWILNNILGICICIAFVSHVRLPNIKICALLLVCLFLYDIFWVFFSERFFGANVMVSVATQKASNPVHKVATSLSLPGLQLITKKLELPVKLIFPRNLMGGQVITGASGGEYMMLGLGDMAIPGMLVALVLCFDHRKTRDMGIPSEKSSSKENKYLWCSLSGYAIGLISALAAGILTQSPQPALLYLVPSTLGPVIFLSWRRNELRELWDGACPVSSEKAHSMEV